The following proteins come from a genomic window of Camelus dromedarius isolate mCamDro1 chromosome 29, mCamDro1.pat, whole genome shotgun sequence:
- the PRC1 gene encoding protein regulator of cytokinesis 1 isoform X8 encodes MRRSEVLAEESIVCLQKALNHLREIWELIGIPEDQRLQRTEVVKKHIKDLLDMMIAEEESLKERLIKSISICQKELNTLCNELHVEPFQEEGETTILQLEKDLRTQVELMRKQKRERKQELKLLQEQDQELCEILCMPHYDVDSTSVPSLEELSQFRQHVATLRETKASRREEFVNIKRQIILCMEDLDHTPDTSFERDVVCEDEDAFCLSLENIATLQKLLRQLEMRKSQNEAVCEGLRAQIRELWDRLQIPAEEREAVATLMTGSKAKVRKALQLEVDRLEELKMQNMKKVIEAIRVELAQYWDQCFYSQEQRQAFAPYYAEDYTENLLQLHDAEIVRLRNYYEVHKELFEGVQKWEESWRLFLEFERKASDPSRFTNRGGNLLKEEKQRAKLQKTLPKLEEELKARIEMWEQEHSKAFVVNGQKFMEYVTEQWEMHRLEKERAKQERQLKNKKQTETEMLYGSAPRTPSKRRGLAPSTPGKVRKLNTTTMSNATANSSIRPVFAGTVYRSPVSRLPPSGSKPVLTSTCSGKKTPHSIKHGANKENQELNGSILSGQPSS; translated from the exons ATGAGGAGAAG tGAGGTGCTGGCAGAGGAGTCCATAGTATGTCTCCAGAAAGCCCTGAATCACCTTCGGGAAATATGGGAATTGATTGGCATTCCAGAGGACCAGCGGTTACAGAGAACTGAGGTTGTAAAGAAACACATCAAG GACCTCCTGGACATGATGATTGCTGAAGAGGAAAGCCTGAAGGAAAGACTCATCAAAAGCATATCCATCTGTCAAAAAGAGCTGAATACTTTGTGCAACGAGCTACATGTCGAGCCATTTCAG GAAGAAGGAGAGACAACTATCTTACAACTAGAAAAGGATTTACGCACTCAGGTAGAACTGATGCGaaaacagaaaagggagagaaaacaagaaCTGAAACTACTTCAAGAACAAGATCAAGAACTGTGTGAAATTCTTTGCATGCCCCACTATGACGTCGACAGCACCTCAGTTCCCAGCTTAGAAGAGCTGAGCCAGTTCAGACAACATGTGGCAACTTTAAGGGAAACAAAG GCGTCTAGGCGTGAGGAGTTTGTCAACATAAAGAGACAGATCATACTGTGTATGGAAGATTTAGATCACACCCCGGACACAAGCTTTGAAAGAGATGTGGTGTGTGAAGATGAAGATGCCTTTTGtttatctttggaaaatattGCGACACTACAGAAGTTGCTACGGCAG CTGGAAATGCGAAAATCACAAAATGAAGCAGTGTGTGAGGGGCTGCGTGCTCAGATACGAGAGCTCTGGGATAGGTTGCAAATACCTGCAGAAGAGAGAGAAGCTGTGGCCACACTAATGACTGGGTCAAAGGCCAAGGTCAGGAAAGCG CTGCAATTAGAAGTGGATCGGTTGGAAGAACTGAAAATGCAAAACATGAAGAAAGTGATTGAGGCAATACGAGTAGAGCTGGCTCAGTACTGGGACCAGTGTTTTTATAGCCAAGAGCAGAGACAAGCTTTTGCCCCTTACTATGCTG AGGACTACACAGAAAATTTGCTCCAGCTCCATGATGCCGAGATTGTGCGGTTAAGAAACTACTATGAGGTTCACAAAGAACTCTTTGAAGGTGTCCAGAAGTGGGAAGAAAGCTGGAGGCTTTTCTTAGAGTTTGAG agaaaagCTTCAGATCCAAGTCGATTTACAAATCGTGGAGGAAAtcttctaaaagaagaaaagcaacgAGCCAAGCTCCAAAAAACACTCCCTAAG CTGGAAGAGGAGTTAAAGGCACGGATTGAAATGTGGGAGCAGGAGCATTCAAAGGCATTTGTGGTGAACGGACAGAAATTCATGGAGTATGTAACAGAACAATGGGAGATGCATCGATTGGAGAAAGAGAGAGCCAAGCAGGAAAGA CAACTGAAGAACAAGAAgcaaacagagacagagatgctCTATGGCAGCGCTCCGCGAACACCGAGCAAGCGACGAGGACTAGCACCTAGCACGCCGGGCAAAGTGCGCAAG CTGAACACTACCACCATGTCCAACGCTACGGCCAACAGTAGCATTCGGCCTGTCTTTGCGGGGACAGTCTACCGCTCCCCTGTGTCTCGACTTCCACCTTCTGGCAGCAAG CCAGTCCTCACTTCCACCTGTTCGGGGAAAAAAACACCTCACAGCATCAAGCATGGAGCCAACAAGGAGAACCAGGAACTCAATGGCAGCATCCTCAGCG GACAGCCTTCCTCCTGA
- the PRC1 gene encoding protein regulator of cytokinesis 1 isoform X3, with product MRRSEVLAEESIVCLQKALNHLREIWELIGIPEDQRLQRTEVVKKHIKDLLDMMIAEEESLKERLIKSISICQKELNTLCNELHVEPFQEEGETTILQLEKDLRTQVELMRKQKRERKQELKLLQEQDQELCEILCMPHYDVDSTSVPSLEELSQFRQHVATLRETKASRREEFVNIKRQIILCMEDLDHTPDTSFERDVVCEDEDAFCLSLENIATLQKLLRQLEMRKSQNEAVCEGLRAQIRELWDRLQIPAEEREAVATLMTGSKAKVRKALQLEVDRLEELKMQNMKKVIEAIRVELAQYWDQCFYSQEQRQAFAPYYAEDYTENLLQLHDAEIVRLRNYYEVHKELFEGVQKWEESWRLFLEFERKASDPSRFTNRGGNLLKEEKQRAKLQKTLPKLEEELKARIEMWEQEHSKAFVVNGQKFMEYVTEQWEMHRLEKERAKQERQLKNKKQTETEMLYGSAPRTPSKRRGLAPSTPGKVRKLNTTTMSNATANSSIRPVFAGTVYRSPVSRLPPSGSKPVLTSTCSGKKTPHSIKHGANKENQELNGSILSGGYPDSAPLRRNFSINSVASTYSEFARELSKASKSDATSRILNSTNIQS from the exons ATGAGGAGAAG tGAGGTGCTGGCAGAGGAGTCCATAGTATGTCTCCAGAAAGCCCTGAATCACCTTCGGGAAATATGGGAATTGATTGGCATTCCAGAGGACCAGCGGTTACAGAGAACTGAGGTTGTAAAGAAACACATCAAG GACCTCCTGGACATGATGATTGCTGAAGAGGAAAGCCTGAAGGAAAGACTCATCAAAAGCATATCCATCTGTCAAAAAGAGCTGAATACTTTGTGCAACGAGCTACATGTCGAGCCATTTCAG GAAGAAGGAGAGACAACTATCTTACAACTAGAAAAGGATTTACGCACTCAGGTAGAACTGATGCGaaaacagaaaagggagagaaaacaagaaCTGAAACTACTTCAAGAACAAGATCAAGAACTGTGTGAAATTCTTTGCATGCCCCACTATGACGTCGACAGCACCTCAGTTCCCAGCTTAGAAGAGCTGAGCCAGTTCAGACAACATGTGGCAACTTTAAGGGAAACAAAG GCGTCTAGGCGTGAGGAGTTTGTCAACATAAAGAGACAGATCATACTGTGTATGGAAGATTTAGATCACACCCCGGACACAAGCTTTGAAAGAGATGTGGTGTGTGAAGATGAAGATGCCTTTTGtttatctttggaaaatattGCGACACTACAGAAGTTGCTACGGCAG CTGGAAATGCGAAAATCACAAAATGAAGCAGTGTGTGAGGGGCTGCGTGCTCAGATACGAGAGCTCTGGGATAGGTTGCAAATACCTGCAGAAGAGAGAGAAGCTGTGGCCACACTAATGACTGGGTCAAAGGCCAAGGTCAGGAAAGCG CTGCAATTAGAAGTGGATCGGTTGGAAGAACTGAAAATGCAAAACATGAAGAAAGTGATTGAGGCAATACGAGTAGAGCTGGCTCAGTACTGGGACCAGTGTTTTTATAGCCAAGAGCAGAGACAAGCTTTTGCCCCTTACTATGCTG AGGACTACACAGAAAATTTGCTCCAGCTCCATGATGCCGAGATTGTGCGGTTAAGAAACTACTATGAGGTTCACAAAGAACTCTTTGAAGGTGTCCAGAAGTGGGAAGAAAGCTGGAGGCTTTTCTTAGAGTTTGAG agaaaagCTTCAGATCCAAGTCGATTTACAAATCGTGGAGGAAAtcttctaaaagaagaaaagcaacgAGCCAAGCTCCAAAAAACACTCCCTAAG CTGGAAGAGGAGTTAAAGGCACGGATTGAAATGTGGGAGCAGGAGCATTCAAAGGCATTTGTGGTGAACGGACAGAAATTCATGGAGTATGTAACAGAACAATGGGAGATGCATCGATTGGAGAAAGAGAGAGCCAAGCAGGAAAGA CAACTGAAGAACAAGAAgcaaacagagacagagatgctCTATGGCAGCGCTCCGCGAACACCGAGCAAGCGACGAGGACTAGCACCTAGCACGCCGGGCAAAGTGCGCAAG CTGAACACTACCACCATGTCCAACGCTACGGCCAACAGTAGCATTCGGCCTGTCTTTGCGGGGACAGTCTACCGCTCCCCTGTGTCTCGACTTCCACCTTCTGGCAGCAAG CCAGTCCTCACTTCCACCTGTTCGGGGAAAAAAACACCTCACAGCATCAAGCATGGAGCCAACAAGGAGAACCAGGAACTCAATGGCAGCATCCTCAGCGGTGGGTACCCTGACTCGGCCCCCCTCCGACGCAACTTCAGCATTAATTCTGTTGCCAGCACCTATTCTGAGTTTGCG CGAGAACTTTCAAAGGCTTCCAAATCTGATGCTACTTCTCGAATCCTCAATTCGACCAACATCCAGTCCTGA
- the PRC1 gene encoding protein regulator of cytokinesis 1 isoform X4 has translation MRRSEVLAEESIVCLQKALNHLREIWELIGIPEDQRLQRTEVVKKHIKDLLDMMIAEEESLKERLIKSISICQKELNTLCNELHVEPFQEEGETTILQLEKDLRTQVELMRKQKRERKQELKLLQEQDQELCEILCMPHYDVDSTSVPSLEELSQFRQHVATLRETKASRREEFVNIKRQIILCMEDLDHTPDTSFERDVVCEDEDAFCLSLENIATLQKLLRQLEMRKSQNEAVCEGLRAQIRELWDRLQIPAEEREAVATLMTGSKAKVRKALQLEVDRLEELKMQNMKKVIEAIRVELAQYWDQCFYSQEQRQAFAPYYAEDYTENLLQLHDAEIVRLRNYYEVHKELFEGVQKWEESWRLFLEFERKASDPSRFTNRGGNLLKEEKQRAKLQKTLPKLEEELKARIEMWEQEHSKAFVVNGQKFMEYVTEQWEMHRLEKERAKQERQLKNKKQTETEMLYGSAPRTPSKRRGLAPSTPGKVRKLNTTTMSNATANSSIRPVFAGTVYRSPVSRLPPSGSKPVLTSTCSGKKTPHSIKHGANKENQELNGSILSGGYPDSAPLRRNFSINSVASTYSEFADSLPPDEDVCVSEPGMA, from the exons ATGAGGAGAAG tGAGGTGCTGGCAGAGGAGTCCATAGTATGTCTCCAGAAAGCCCTGAATCACCTTCGGGAAATATGGGAATTGATTGGCATTCCAGAGGACCAGCGGTTACAGAGAACTGAGGTTGTAAAGAAACACATCAAG GACCTCCTGGACATGATGATTGCTGAAGAGGAAAGCCTGAAGGAAAGACTCATCAAAAGCATATCCATCTGTCAAAAAGAGCTGAATACTTTGTGCAACGAGCTACATGTCGAGCCATTTCAG GAAGAAGGAGAGACAACTATCTTACAACTAGAAAAGGATTTACGCACTCAGGTAGAACTGATGCGaaaacagaaaagggagagaaaacaagaaCTGAAACTACTTCAAGAACAAGATCAAGAACTGTGTGAAATTCTTTGCATGCCCCACTATGACGTCGACAGCACCTCAGTTCCCAGCTTAGAAGAGCTGAGCCAGTTCAGACAACATGTGGCAACTTTAAGGGAAACAAAG GCGTCTAGGCGTGAGGAGTTTGTCAACATAAAGAGACAGATCATACTGTGTATGGAAGATTTAGATCACACCCCGGACACAAGCTTTGAAAGAGATGTGGTGTGTGAAGATGAAGATGCCTTTTGtttatctttggaaaatattGCGACACTACAGAAGTTGCTACGGCAG CTGGAAATGCGAAAATCACAAAATGAAGCAGTGTGTGAGGGGCTGCGTGCTCAGATACGAGAGCTCTGGGATAGGTTGCAAATACCTGCAGAAGAGAGAGAAGCTGTGGCCACACTAATGACTGGGTCAAAGGCCAAGGTCAGGAAAGCG CTGCAATTAGAAGTGGATCGGTTGGAAGAACTGAAAATGCAAAACATGAAGAAAGTGATTGAGGCAATACGAGTAGAGCTGGCTCAGTACTGGGACCAGTGTTTTTATAGCCAAGAGCAGAGACAAGCTTTTGCCCCTTACTATGCTG AGGACTACACAGAAAATTTGCTCCAGCTCCATGATGCCGAGATTGTGCGGTTAAGAAACTACTATGAGGTTCACAAAGAACTCTTTGAAGGTGTCCAGAAGTGGGAAGAAAGCTGGAGGCTTTTCTTAGAGTTTGAG agaaaagCTTCAGATCCAAGTCGATTTACAAATCGTGGAGGAAAtcttctaaaagaagaaaagcaacgAGCCAAGCTCCAAAAAACACTCCCTAAG CTGGAAGAGGAGTTAAAGGCACGGATTGAAATGTGGGAGCAGGAGCATTCAAAGGCATTTGTGGTGAACGGACAGAAATTCATGGAGTATGTAACAGAACAATGGGAGATGCATCGATTGGAGAAAGAGAGAGCCAAGCAGGAAAGA CAACTGAAGAACAAGAAgcaaacagagacagagatgctCTATGGCAGCGCTCCGCGAACACCGAGCAAGCGACGAGGACTAGCACCTAGCACGCCGGGCAAAGTGCGCAAG CTGAACACTACCACCATGTCCAACGCTACGGCCAACAGTAGCATTCGGCCTGTCTTTGCGGGGACAGTCTACCGCTCCCCTGTGTCTCGACTTCCACCTTCTGGCAGCAAG CCAGTCCTCACTTCCACCTGTTCGGGGAAAAAAACACCTCACAGCATCAAGCATGGAGCCAACAAGGAGAACCAGGAACTCAATGGCAGCATCCTCAGCGGTGGGTACCCTGACTCGGCCCCCCTCCGACGCAACTTCAGCATTAATTCTGTTGCCAGCACCTATTCTGAGTTTGCG GACAGCCTTCCTCCTGATGAAGATGTCTGTGTGTCAGAACCTGGGATGGCCTAA
- the PRC1 gene encoding protein regulator of cytokinesis 1 isoform X7: MRRSEVLAEESIVCLQKALNHLREIWELIGIPEDQRLQRTEVVKKHIKDLLDMMIAEEESLKERLIKSISICQKELNTLCNELHVEPFQEEGETTILQLEKDLRTQVELMRKQKRERKQELKLLQEQDQELCEILCMPHYDVDSTSVPSLEELSQFRQHVATLRETKASRREEFVNIKRQIILCMEDLDHTPDTSFERDVVCEDEDAFCLSLENIATLQKLLRQLEMRKSQNEAVCEGLRAQIRELWDRLQIPAEEREAVATLMTGSKAKVRKALQLEVDRLEELKMQNMKKVIEAIRVELAQYWDQCFYSQEQRQAFAPYYAEDYTENLLQLHDAEIVRLRNYYEVHKELFEGVQKWEESWRLFLEFERKASDPSRFTNRGGNLLKEEKQRAKLQKTLPKLEEELKARIEMWEQEHSKAFVVNGQKFMEYVTEQWEMHRLEKERAKQERQLKNKKQTETEMLYGSAPRTPSKRRGLAPSTPGKVRKLNTTTMSNATANSSIRPVFAGTVYRSPVSRLPPSGSKPVLTSTCSGKKTPHSIKHGANKENQELNGSILSEGSVPL, encoded by the exons ATGAGGAGAAG tGAGGTGCTGGCAGAGGAGTCCATAGTATGTCTCCAGAAAGCCCTGAATCACCTTCGGGAAATATGGGAATTGATTGGCATTCCAGAGGACCAGCGGTTACAGAGAACTGAGGTTGTAAAGAAACACATCAAG GACCTCCTGGACATGATGATTGCTGAAGAGGAAAGCCTGAAGGAAAGACTCATCAAAAGCATATCCATCTGTCAAAAAGAGCTGAATACTTTGTGCAACGAGCTACATGTCGAGCCATTTCAG GAAGAAGGAGAGACAACTATCTTACAACTAGAAAAGGATTTACGCACTCAGGTAGAACTGATGCGaaaacagaaaagggagagaaaacaagaaCTGAAACTACTTCAAGAACAAGATCAAGAACTGTGTGAAATTCTTTGCATGCCCCACTATGACGTCGACAGCACCTCAGTTCCCAGCTTAGAAGAGCTGAGCCAGTTCAGACAACATGTGGCAACTTTAAGGGAAACAAAG GCGTCTAGGCGTGAGGAGTTTGTCAACATAAAGAGACAGATCATACTGTGTATGGAAGATTTAGATCACACCCCGGACACAAGCTTTGAAAGAGATGTGGTGTGTGAAGATGAAGATGCCTTTTGtttatctttggaaaatattGCGACACTACAGAAGTTGCTACGGCAG CTGGAAATGCGAAAATCACAAAATGAAGCAGTGTGTGAGGGGCTGCGTGCTCAGATACGAGAGCTCTGGGATAGGTTGCAAATACCTGCAGAAGAGAGAGAAGCTGTGGCCACACTAATGACTGGGTCAAAGGCCAAGGTCAGGAAAGCG CTGCAATTAGAAGTGGATCGGTTGGAAGAACTGAAAATGCAAAACATGAAGAAAGTGATTGAGGCAATACGAGTAGAGCTGGCTCAGTACTGGGACCAGTGTTTTTATAGCCAAGAGCAGAGACAAGCTTTTGCCCCTTACTATGCTG AGGACTACACAGAAAATTTGCTCCAGCTCCATGATGCCGAGATTGTGCGGTTAAGAAACTACTATGAGGTTCACAAAGAACTCTTTGAAGGTGTCCAGAAGTGGGAAGAAAGCTGGAGGCTTTTCTTAGAGTTTGAG agaaaagCTTCAGATCCAAGTCGATTTACAAATCGTGGAGGAAAtcttctaaaagaagaaaagcaacgAGCCAAGCTCCAAAAAACACTCCCTAAG CTGGAAGAGGAGTTAAAGGCACGGATTGAAATGTGGGAGCAGGAGCATTCAAAGGCATTTGTGGTGAACGGACAGAAATTCATGGAGTATGTAACAGAACAATGGGAGATGCATCGATTGGAGAAAGAGAGAGCCAAGCAGGAAAGA CAACTGAAGAACAAGAAgcaaacagagacagagatgctCTATGGCAGCGCTCCGCGAACACCGAGCAAGCGACGAGGACTAGCACCTAGCACGCCGGGCAAAGTGCGCAAG CTGAACACTACCACCATGTCCAACGCTACGGCCAACAGTAGCATTCGGCCTGTCTTTGCGGGGACAGTCTACCGCTCCCCTGTGTCTCGACTTCCACCTTCTGGCAGCAAG CCAGTCCTCACTTCCACCTGTTCGGGGAAAAAAACACCTCACAGCATCAAGCATGGAGCCAACAAGGAGAACCAGGAACTCAATGGCAGCATCCTCAGCG AAGGATCCGTCCCTCTCTGA
- the PRC1 gene encoding protein regulator of cytokinesis 1 isoform X1, protein MRRSEVLAEESIVCLQKALNHLREIWELIGIPEDQRLQRTEVVKKHIKDLLDMMIAEEESLKERLIKSISICQKELNTLCNELHVEPFQEEGETTILQLEKDLRTQVELMRKQKRERKQELKLLQEQDQELCEILCMPHYDVDSTSVPSLEELSQFRQHVATLRETKASRREEFVNIKRQIILCMEDLDHTPDTSFERDVVCEDEDAFCLSLENIATLQKLLRQLEMRKSQNEAVCEGLRAQIRELWDRLQIPAEEREAVATLMTGSKAKVRKALQLEVDRLEELKMQNMKKVIEAIRVELAQYWDQCFYSQEQRQAFAPYYAEDYTENLLQLHDAEIVRLRNYYEVHKELFEGVQKWEESWRLFLEFERKASDPSRFTNRGGNLLKEEKQRAKLQKTLPKLEEELKARIEMWEQEHSKAFVVNGQKFMEYVTEQWEMHRLEKERAKQERQLKNKKQTETEMLYGSAPRTPSKRRGLAPSTPGKVRKLNTTTMSNATANSSIRPVFAGTVYRSPVSRLPPSGSKPVLTSTCSGKKTPHSIKHGANKENQELNGSILSGGYPDSAPLRRNFSINSVASTYSEFAKDPSLSDSSTVGLQVCMATPACPMSLFQTDLSSAGFIPIWAQGYTNQ, encoded by the exons ATGAGGAGAAG tGAGGTGCTGGCAGAGGAGTCCATAGTATGTCTCCAGAAAGCCCTGAATCACCTTCGGGAAATATGGGAATTGATTGGCATTCCAGAGGACCAGCGGTTACAGAGAACTGAGGTTGTAAAGAAACACATCAAG GACCTCCTGGACATGATGATTGCTGAAGAGGAAAGCCTGAAGGAAAGACTCATCAAAAGCATATCCATCTGTCAAAAAGAGCTGAATACTTTGTGCAACGAGCTACATGTCGAGCCATTTCAG GAAGAAGGAGAGACAACTATCTTACAACTAGAAAAGGATTTACGCACTCAGGTAGAACTGATGCGaaaacagaaaagggagagaaaacaagaaCTGAAACTACTTCAAGAACAAGATCAAGAACTGTGTGAAATTCTTTGCATGCCCCACTATGACGTCGACAGCACCTCAGTTCCCAGCTTAGAAGAGCTGAGCCAGTTCAGACAACATGTGGCAACTTTAAGGGAAACAAAG GCGTCTAGGCGTGAGGAGTTTGTCAACATAAAGAGACAGATCATACTGTGTATGGAAGATTTAGATCACACCCCGGACACAAGCTTTGAAAGAGATGTGGTGTGTGAAGATGAAGATGCCTTTTGtttatctttggaaaatattGCGACACTACAGAAGTTGCTACGGCAG CTGGAAATGCGAAAATCACAAAATGAAGCAGTGTGTGAGGGGCTGCGTGCTCAGATACGAGAGCTCTGGGATAGGTTGCAAATACCTGCAGAAGAGAGAGAAGCTGTGGCCACACTAATGACTGGGTCAAAGGCCAAGGTCAGGAAAGCG CTGCAATTAGAAGTGGATCGGTTGGAAGAACTGAAAATGCAAAACATGAAGAAAGTGATTGAGGCAATACGAGTAGAGCTGGCTCAGTACTGGGACCAGTGTTTTTATAGCCAAGAGCAGAGACAAGCTTTTGCCCCTTACTATGCTG AGGACTACACAGAAAATTTGCTCCAGCTCCATGATGCCGAGATTGTGCGGTTAAGAAACTACTATGAGGTTCACAAAGAACTCTTTGAAGGTGTCCAGAAGTGGGAAGAAAGCTGGAGGCTTTTCTTAGAGTTTGAG agaaaagCTTCAGATCCAAGTCGATTTACAAATCGTGGAGGAAAtcttctaaaagaagaaaagcaacgAGCCAAGCTCCAAAAAACACTCCCTAAG CTGGAAGAGGAGTTAAAGGCACGGATTGAAATGTGGGAGCAGGAGCATTCAAAGGCATTTGTGGTGAACGGACAGAAATTCATGGAGTATGTAACAGAACAATGGGAGATGCATCGATTGGAGAAAGAGAGAGCCAAGCAGGAAAGA CAACTGAAGAACAAGAAgcaaacagagacagagatgctCTATGGCAGCGCTCCGCGAACACCGAGCAAGCGACGAGGACTAGCACCTAGCACGCCGGGCAAAGTGCGCAAG CTGAACACTACCACCATGTCCAACGCTACGGCCAACAGTAGCATTCGGCCTGTCTTTGCGGGGACAGTCTACCGCTCCCCTGTGTCTCGACTTCCACCTTCTGGCAGCAAG CCAGTCCTCACTTCCACCTGTTCGGGGAAAAAAACACCTCACAGCATCAAGCATGGAGCCAACAAGGAGAACCAGGAACTCAATGGCAGCATCCTCAGCGGTGGGTACCCTGACTCGGCCCCCCTCCGACGCAACTTCAGCATTAATTCTGTTGCCAGCACCTATTCTGAGTTTGCG AAGGATCCGTCCCTCTCTGACAGCTCCACTGTTGGGCTTCAGGTCTGTATGGCAACCCCTGCATGTCCCATGTCCCTTTTCCAAACTGATCTGTCGTCTGCTGGCTTCATTCCCATCTGGGCACAGGGCTACACTAACCAATAA
- the PRC1 gene encoding protein regulator of cytokinesis 1 isoform X6: MRRSEVLAEESIVCLQKALNHLREIWELIGIPEDQRLQRTEVVKKHIKDLLDMMIAEEESLKERLIKSISICQKELNTLCNELHVEPFQEEGETTILQLEKDLRTQVELMRKQKRERKQELKLLQEQDQELCEILCMPHYDVDSTSVPSLEELSQFRQHVATLRETKASRREEFVNIKRQIILCMEDLDHTPDTSFERDVVCEDEDAFCLSLENIATLQKLLRQLEMRKSQNEAVCEGLRAQIRELWDRLQIPAEEREAVATLMTGSKAKVRKALQLEVDRLEELKMQNMKKVIEAIRVELAQYWDQCFYSQEQRQAFAPYYAEDYTENLLQLHDAEIVRLRNYYEVHKELFEGVQKWEESWRLFLEFERKASDPSRFTNRGGNLLKEEKQRAKLQKTLPKLEEELKARIEMWEQEHSKAFVVNGQKFMEYVTEQWEMHRLEKERAKQERQLKNKKQTETEMLYGSAPRTPSKRRGLAPSTPGKVRKLNTTTMSNATANSSIRPVFAGTVYRSPVSRLPPSGSKPVLTSTCSGKKTPHSIKHGANKENQELNGSILSARTFKGFQI; encoded by the exons ATGAGGAGAAG tGAGGTGCTGGCAGAGGAGTCCATAGTATGTCTCCAGAAAGCCCTGAATCACCTTCGGGAAATATGGGAATTGATTGGCATTCCAGAGGACCAGCGGTTACAGAGAACTGAGGTTGTAAAGAAACACATCAAG GACCTCCTGGACATGATGATTGCTGAAGAGGAAAGCCTGAAGGAAAGACTCATCAAAAGCATATCCATCTGTCAAAAAGAGCTGAATACTTTGTGCAACGAGCTACATGTCGAGCCATTTCAG GAAGAAGGAGAGACAACTATCTTACAACTAGAAAAGGATTTACGCACTCAGGTAGAACTGATGCGaaaacagaaaagggagagaaaacaagaaCTGAAACTACTTCAAGAACAAGATCAAGAACTGTGTGAAATTCTTTGCATGCCCCACTATGACGTCGACAGCACCTCAGTTCCCAGCTTAGAAGAGCTGAGCCAGTTCAGACAACATGTGGCAACTTTAAGGGAAACAAAG GCGTCTAGGCGTGAGGAGTTTGTCAACATAAAGAGACAGATCATACTGTGTATGGAAGATTTAGATCACACCCCGGACACAAGCTTTGAAAGAGATGTGGTGTGTGAAGATGAAGATGCCTTTTGtttatctttggaaaatattGCGACACTACAGAAGTTGCTACGGCAG CTGGAAATGCGAAAATCACAAAATGAAGCAGTGTGTGAGGGGCTGCGTGCTCAGATACGAGAGCTCTGGGATAGGTTGCAAATACCTGCAGAAGAGAGAGAAGCTGTGGCCACACTAATGACTGGGTCAAAGGCCAAGGTCAGGAAAGCG CTGCAATTAGAAGTGGATCGGTTGGAAGAACTGAAAATGCAAAACATGAAGAAAGTGATTGAGGCAATACGAGTAGAGCTGGCTCAGTACTGGGACCAGTGTTTTTATAGCCAAGAGCAGAGACAAGCTTTTGCCCCTTACTATGCTG AGGACTACACAGAAAATTTGCTCCAGCTCCATGATGCCGAGATTGTGCGGTTAAGAAACTACTATGAGGTTCACAAAGAACTCTTTGAAGGTGTCCAGAAGTGGGAAGAAAGCTGGAGGCTTTTCTTAGAGTTTGAG agaaaagCTTCAGATCCAAGTCGATTTACAAATCGTGGAGGAAAtcttctaaaagaagaaaagcaacgAGCCAAGCTCCAAAAAACACTCCCTAAG CTGGAAGAGGAGTTAAAGGCACGGATTGAAATGTGGGAGCAGGAGCATTCAAAGGCATTTGTGGTGAACGGACAGAAATTCATGGAGTATGTAACAGAACAATGGGAGATGCATCGATTGGAGAAAGAGAGAGCCAAGCAGGAAAGA CAACTGAAGAACAAGAAgcaaacagagacagagatgctCTATGGCAGCGCTCCGCGAACACCGAGCAAGCGACGAGGACTAGCACCTAGCACGCCGGGCAAAGTGCGCAAG CTGAACACTACCACCATGTCCAACGCTACGGCCAACAGTAGCATTCGGCCTGTCTTTGCGGGGACAGTCTACCGCTCCCCTGTGTCTCGACTTCCACCTTCTGGCAGCAAG CCAGTCCTCACTTCCACCTGTTCGGGGAAAAAAACACCTCACAGCATCAAGCATGGAGCCAACAAGGAGAACCAGGAACTCAATGGCAGCATCCTCAGCG CGAGAACTTTCAAAGGCTTCCAAATCTGA